The genomic region GCACGACCGCCGGCCCTTCGCGGCGTTGGCGTTGAACGCCGAGACGTCCAGCATCACCGCGATCGCCAACGACTACGGCTACGACCAGGTGTTCGCCCGTCAGGTGCTCGCCCACGCACGGCCTGATGACGTGGTGCTGCTGATGTCGACGAGCGGCAAGAGCCCGAACCTGCTGGAGGCGGCACGTGCGGGCCGGGTGGCCGGTGCGACCGTGTGGGCGCTGACCGGGGAGCTGCCGAACCCGTTGGCAGCCCTGGCCGACGACACGCTGGCGTTGCCGGGCGATCCGTGCCACGTGCAGGAAGCGCAGCTCGTGGTGGTGCACGCGGTGTGCGAGGCCTTCGAGGCGGCGCTGCCCGTCGTCGGGCGGAGGGTGTCGTGAAGCTGGTCGTGGTCGGTGACGCCCTGCTCGACATCGACGTCGACGGCACCGTCACCAGGGTCTGCCCGGACGCGCCCGCACCCGTGCTGGACGTGGCCGAGGAACACGCGCGTGCCGGTGGCGCGGCGTTGGCGGCGACGATGGCGGCCCGCGACGGCGTCGACGTCACGCTGGTCAGCGCGGTGTCCGACGACGAGGCCGGGCGGCTGGGCTCGTCGAGGTGCCCGCGCTGTTCGGGCGGTCGGGACCGGTGCCGGTGAAGACCCGGCTGCGCAGCGGCGGCACGTCACTGGCCCGCGTCGACCGCGGTGGCGGCGGACCGCCGCCGCAGGTGAGCGACGACATGCTCGACGCCGTGCTGGCCGCGGACTTCGTGCTCGCCTCCGACTACGGCCGCGGGTTGCTCCGCGACGAACGCCTGCGCTCGGTGCTCACCCGCGTGCCGGTGGTCTGGGACCCGCAACCGCGCGGGCAGCCGACACCGGGCGCCCGGCTCGTGACCCCGAACCTGCCTGAGGCCACCGCGTTCAGCGGTACCGCGGACGCCGAAAGGCCGCCCTGCGGGAGAGGTGGCAGGCGCAGGCCGTGGTCGTGACGCTCGGGAAGTCCGGCGCGTTGCTCCACTGCGGAGGGACACCGGTCGCCGTGCCCGCACCCGCCGTCGCGGCGGCCGACCCGTGCGGTGCGGGGGACCGGTTCGCCGTCGCGTGCGACGAGACTGGCGCAGGGCGCCGCACCCGACGACGCCGCGACGCGGTGGCCAGGCGGCGGAGTTCCTGGCGGCGGGCGGGGTGACCGGCATGCGCGCCCAGCCGTCGTCCACTGTGGACGCGGTGCGCAAGCGGGGCGGGGTCGTGGTCGCCACCGGCGGCTGCTTCGACGTCCTGCACCCCGGCCACGTGCGGATGCTGGCGGCGGCCAGGGCGCTGGGCGACTGCCTGGTGGTGTGCCTGAACTCCGACCAGTCGGTGCGCCGGCTCAAGGGCGAGCACCGGCCGGTGAACGGCCAGGCCGAGCGGATCGAGGTGCTGAAGGCGCTGGCGTCCGTGGACGACGTGGTGGTGTTCAGCGAGGACACCCCGGAACAGGTGCTGGGCCGGCTGCGCCCGGACATCTGGGTGAAGG from Lentzea guizhouensis harbors:
- a CDS encoding D-sedoheptulose-7-phosphate isomerase; amino-acid sequence: MTLESHLAGLNHTLAGLQAQASRVHRWGARLAHLLSAGGRLLAAGNGGSAAEAQHLTAELVGRYRHDRRPFAALALNAETSSITAIANDYGYDQVFARQVLAHARPDDVVLLMSTSGKSPNLLEAARAGRVAGATVWALTGELPNPLAALADDTLALPGDPCHVQEAQLVVVHAVCEAFEAALPVVGRRVS
- the rfaE2 gene encoding D-glycero-beta-D-manno-heptose 1-phosphate adenylyltransferase gives rise to the protein MRRDWRRAPHPTTPRRGGQAAEFLAAGGVTGMRAQPSSTVDAVRKRGGVVVATGGCFDVLHPGHVRMLAAARALGDCLVVCLNSDQSVRRLKGEHRPVNGQAERIEVLKALASVDDVVVFSEDTPEQVLGRLRPDIWVKGGDYTAELLPETAVVRRWGGRTVVVPYHRGHSTTEILSRRA